ACCACGTCCAGGTACGGTGGACCGACACCTGTCCGCCCTGTTCCGAGCTAATGGTTCAGACGTGGTGTCGGCTGGTTCCGTCCTACACCCGGTTCGGGAACCTGCAGCACGGTGTCCGTGTAGCTACATGCTCGTATGCTAGCAAAGTTAGCCAGTGTGCAAACAGAACATAATGTAGGGCTAGCCTAGCCGGCTAATTCTTACTGTTATCTAACCTGCATAGTTTAAGAAGGAATTAGCTCGGTGTTATGCGTGCTTGTCCCGGGATACTGGGCTAACTGTGCTCGTGATTAAGGACTAACTGTATATTCCAGCATGTGCTAGCTGCTAGCAAGACAGCCAGGCTATCTCCAACTGATGGACAAGCTAACATGTTCTGCAGGATTTAAACGTGCTTTTAGAATAATAAACACCGCATCACTAGtattaaagcagcattttttaCTTGGGCAGGAGATGCTATTAGCAAGAaggtatttgtgtgtgatttcCATGAGTTTAGTGTTTAAGGTTCCTTCAGTCCTGTCTGCTGTGATGTAAAAGACCAGATGTCAAACTGTGCACATTCAACAGTGGATAACACGGACATGAAGACATGTTTTTGAGTGAATGGGGACTTCATGTGTTTATGTTATCATGGCCCGTCCCTGACTTTAGGAACAgaaactctgcacacacaccaaaacaatgAATTTCACCCAGACTGTCGAGATTATTTTGCAGCAAGCAAATCCATTTATCACCTAGATTTGAGCCCAACACACAGCAGGTTTTCACTTTTAGTGTGTTGGATGTTGAATGACTTTGAGTCCTGTGATGTCTCTTGTAGAACAACCAGGTGGTTGGAGTGGGCAGCGGCTCCACCATCGTCTATGCTGTGGACAGATTAGGTGAGTGAAGCACTTCTGAATTTCATCTTTCTACATCACCCGTCTACTTTGAAGGCAGTAACTTATttacacttttctgtttttaaagtctgAATGTTTTGgtcattgtgtatttttaacctgttacataaatagatttttaaaccttttaaggCTTTTATAATGATTGaatgttgttttcactttgagCAGCGTCATCTGAGCGTATATTTTTAACTTAACGCTCTTTTATGCTTCATGTCTGGTTGTTCCAGCGGAGAGAGTCCGACAGGAGAAACtcaacattgtgtgtgtgcccacCTCCTTCCAGGTACGTTCAGGTGGCACGTCTTTCTTTTATACACTAACATGAACACAGTGGAAACTAGTTTCGTACACAAATTACACAAACTTTGTGGCTTTGAATGCAACACATTGCATCACACCAAAACTGCCACATTTAGTCATTATGGCCTGCACAAAGTATTAACACCAACATTTATATCACAGatataatagatttttttcttaaaatcttGAAGCTATCATTGCGTTTCCTTTGCTTTCTGTCCCATTTCTCCTCCTGGTTTTGTGGCCATCacttcactttctcctcttctcttctcatccTACAGGCTCGTCAGCTGATTCTGCAGCACGGTCTCACACTGTCGGATCTGGACAGGCACCCAGAAGTATGATGAGCTTGTTACAAATGAATCTGAAAACCGTGGAAATGAGATTGAGCCACAGTATGTTGCAGCTCAAACCCTGTCAGCTTGAATTGGAGCATTGTGAAAATGATGCCTTTGcaatgaaaaacatgaatggTGGAGCTGACTGTGTTAGTCTCTTAATGCAGAGAAGGCTCAAAAAGTCTGTTAgttgtttctctgctttgtcTTCTGCTTGcgtaataaatgtgtttgtgtccacacCACTCAGCTGGATGTAGCAATTGACGGAGCAGACGAAGTGGATGCAGACCTGACATTGATTAAAGGTGGAGGGTGAGTACAGTTCAATACAGACAGCAGAGCTTCAGCTGCATGTCGTTTAACGTGTGTCTCACACTTTTTTCTCTCCGTCTCACAGCGGCTGCCTAACTCAGGAGAAGATCGTAGCTGGTTGTGCCAAACACTTCATTGTCATTGCCGACTACAGGTTTGTATTTGCTAGTTTACACTGAGAAGTAGAAGTGCTCTTTTCATAACCAGCAGTTGGTAGCACTAACTGGAAAttcttaaataattaaaaaagaaacaggttacaggttttattgtgtgtgtaatgagCCTGTTCATTCAGGACTTGAATGTTGCCTACTTTCACACAGCTGGAAACTAACTTTTGGAAGAATAATTTTCTGCCCACTTTTCCCACACAGAGATTTAAATGTTATAATTCTGTACCAAGCAAAGATCTTTGTCCAACTGATCTCCGGTGGTGTAGCTCAGGATTAGCTCTAGACGGGGTCTTTCATTTATTGAGAGGCTTTAATTAGAGGTGTGTTCGcattttttccccttctcctGATTCTCTGTTGTTGCCTCCCAGGAAAGACTCTAAGGCTCTGGGCCAGCAGTGGAAGAAGGGAGTTCCCATTGAGGTGATCCCCATGGCGTACATTCCCGTCTCTAGGACGATAGCCCGGCGCTTCGGAGGGGAGGCCAGCTTACGGATGGCCGTCAGTAAAGCTGTAAGTGGACAGTTAGCATGACCCTAACATCATTTTGTATCCCCTGCATACTTTTCAAACCTGGATCTTAATACGTTACATTTTTACccatattttatgttatgttttgtcTCCACATTAGTTTGtggttaaaatgaaattaaagtagGCAGCAGGGGGTGGAAaatttctttgtcttcagtgcCACATTTAACGGTTAGTCTTCTACACTGAGACTTTAAAATGTGCAGCCACAGTTGTACAGAGGAAATGTATTCAGATATTTGTTAAAGCTCAAGGACAGGTtgtgatgtaatgtaaatatgGAAACAGaacttctgtttgtttacatgaaaCCTCCACAGGCTCCTTAACGGAGAGGCTTCTAACAACAGCGAAACAGGAAAGCAGACCAAAATGACACCCACGCATGTACTCTATCTGCCTCATTAACAGCCTGCAGAGTAAAACTTTAATGAATTACCTCCTACTCGTTTCTTTTAAATGAACCACGTCCAGCAAGAGACGAGTGTCTGGCTCTTATTTTGGCTCCTTATGCTTTTATTGTTCCTTTTGACTGTTAAACCTGGAAACAGTTTGTCGTTAAATGAGTGGGCAAGGCCCAGTTTGTTTACACAGGAAGCCTGATCGCAAACACGGTGCTATTTAATCAACATTAGCCTTGTGGTCATGCATGATCACTTAATCATTAGAGAGCTAAGTCCACATAGAAGTAGCTTTTTGTAAACAGGTAGACCTTTGGAAAGCTGCACAGTCATGGAATGAATGTGTCTGTTCATCTTAAAGGTTCAGTTGTAGATTGATTGTACGTTGCTCTATAATTACACTCAACtagtaaaagtgaaaacagtttgaGCTTCTAGTGTAACTGACCATTTGTTCCAACATTTTAGTTGTGTGATAAGTTATGGTGAACACATTTCTCTCTTATGAACACAGCTGTCAGTCTTCTTGGTCTTACTTTAGCATTTAAAGGAGCTTTTAAGTGATTTTGGCCATCGACTGTGGTCTGAATGTTGTCTGTCTGACTCTCAGGGTCCTGTGGTCACTGACAACAGTAACTTCATCCTGGACTGGAAGTTTGAGCAAAGTCAGAACTGGAAGGAAGTCAACACAGCAATCAAGATGATTCCAGGTGGGGGAACTGACAGCTCTTGGTTTAAAGAGTCACGTGCAGCTCTGTTTGGGCCAAAGTGTATATTCTACAGCCAACCACTCATTACATAGAGCTGCTCTGAAAGAAGAAGCAATAACAGAAAACACCCACACTACCAAAATCTTTTTTGTCCAAACTGCCTTAAAGTGGGATTTAACCTCTGCTATCAAACCAAACGCTCTTTGTGTTTCCCCAGGTGTGGTGGAGACCGGGCTTTTCGTCAGTATGGCTGAGCGGGCCTACTTTGGGATGGAGGATGGAAGCGTGCAGGTTCGGGATCCTCCGGTTAACTGAGGAGTTCACCATAGTCATGGTCCTGCCTCTCTTCAAACAACCTCACTTCTCCCACAAGTGCCCTGTTAATAAATGACACCGGGTCTCAGACTGTGTTTAGACAGAGCTGCACCTCCTGCAGAACTGGACAAAACTGTAGCAGAGATGTTTTCCCACGTCTCCCAACCAGAAAACAATATCGGGATCACTTAATTTTTCTCATCCAGCAGATGGTGCATCTAATTATTTGAGTTTTAAAGTGCCTGATGAGCAAAGTCAGTGGCAACTGATCCGTAGATCTCCACAACCGGGTCAGACTTAAAATTTTGAATCTGTAATTAGCAGGTTTGACTAAATGTCTGCAGAGCTGACATTACCTAACACAGTTACAAAATGAAACTAAGGCATGCCATGAGATTATATTTGAATTCCTATTAAAAGAAATTatgcttttaaatattatatttagaaGCTTCTAATTATCCATCAAACTGTTATCATCCACTAAGCTGCTTCAAGTAGCAGAAGTCCACTAGTTAGTTGAAAGCTCAAGACATTGTTAGCAGTGAGAAAGATGAAATGCCTTTAAGTCTTTTTGTTTAATTAGATCACAGAAGGGGAGTAATGTGAACCGTTTACTGCAACatgaagatgtgttttttttttctcaagacATTAATTTCTCTAATTAATATGCTAATTTAACCAGCCAGCTCCAAAAATTAATGAGTTTGCCAGTGTAGGGAGGCCCTGTGGTGCAGCTATGAAACTTCTATTATTTGGTTACAGTGTTAACAAAGATGCATGATGCTGATATAATACGATGTCCTGTTCAAACCACACAGCACTGAGGTGGACAGTAGTTAATCCAACACGTGTTGCTGCGTGTTGCCTTGTTTTTTCACACTATATGTTGTGCACCAGTCTTTTTTTTGGCACATTTCGTATAATGTTGTGACAGTATAGTGACAAATGACCTGAACCACTCATCTGCATTCACCTACAAGTTTACAAATTTCAAAAAAACGATTTGTCCTTTTCGAAGTGTGACGGATTAAAAAACGACTCAGTTCTGACACGAGGTTAGTTAAAGTCACAGTTAGCAGTGCTCAGTAGAAATGTGCACTGTAACTTAAAGTTAGTTTATTCTGGCAGCCTGTGAAGTATCCACTCAGTGTCCCAGCATATGATGGCCACTGCTGAGTGGCTACCGTATCTATCACAGTTAGAACAAACATCTGGTTCCCTGCTCTGTTGTTGGTGTCAGCTGTGAGGTCCTCTGCTTCAACAGCTGTTCCTGTAGACAGATAACAGATTTAAAGGCCACACTGAACGTCTACTTTCACGTATGCATGTCTTTCcactgtggttgtttttctgtgccTGTAAGTCACTTGCTTTACTTTCTCATTCGTTACagaagctgtttttgttgtaaaattacatttagatATAGAAACTGTAGAGCAGGCAATAATGATAAGTTACTCATGTAACTTAAATCAAAGACATCAGTACCACAAATACACTTTAAAGGCCTTGACACGCCAAAGCAATATGATCATAAGGTTGTTCTTTTATACAGGTGTGGCAAACTGTGGATTATGTAGCTGGTCATTGATGGAACAACTGCCCATTAATCTTCATGCTATATGTTGctaaaagcatttaaatatataaatgtgtcaAAAATGCGTTAGttgaagacacaaaacaaatctctGATTGAACCATTCAAATATTTGGTGCACACTATAATATTCAGTCTTCTTATTAAACTGTCCAAAGCTATTTCCCAGAAATACACCCCTGCAATTGAATTAGTCAAAAGCTCATCTTTCCTCTTAAAGTTCGTACTTTACCTCCAACGACGAGTTACTTTACTGTTCACAGCAGCCACCATTTGTTTGAGAGTGGTAGTTGACTCCGTCTTTGGTTCTTGATGccttaaactgttttattttgtatgtccAGCTGTGAAAGACTCAGGAGAACATCAACGCTAGGATATTTAGTACAATTAAGCAATTGCAGTTATCTGGCACGTTTGTCTTCAAGCCACTTCTAGGTACAGCAATGCGAGCTTTCTTTGTCCAGTCTCTAAGCTGAATTTCAGGATTCGTCGACCTCAGTGGCCTCTAGACAAAGTACAAGTTAACTGTGAGAATATGTGTCCCGGGTTGGGTGCAGTATAATGTTGAACATCTTGTTGGATATATTTTCACCAGCATTTGTTTAATTCCTTTCTTTACCTTTATGACTGTGATTATGAGTTTCTACTGTGAAGGTACCATATTCTGTGTCAACCAATACAGGACCAACAGGATTCCAGTTTGTCTCCTTGTTTTCTTCCTGATGATCTggtgctgattttttttttttttgtcactacAGTGGTAGAAAACAGACTTAAGCAAAAACAATTGGTGATTAAAAATATAGATTTGTAAAAAGAAGATAATCTTTAATGGTGTTTAAAGCAAAACATTCACTGGCTTTAGGggacaaaacacaaatcactgtaGGTTGCAGCTCTTGTAAGCATCAGTGGATATAAGCGtgaagatgcttttattttatattataaggTGAACTAACGTgctttttatataattattaaaatgtaatgtaaatgtcatttcCAGCCACAGACTGAATGAATTACTAGGTGGTGCTGTTCTCCTCCATCACCACACAGGGGCGATAGAAATACAAGAGGTGCAGCCAGATGTGCACGGAGCACAGCAGTGTCAGTTTTCTGTAGATGGAGGATCGAGAAAGTGAAGGAGAAGCTACAGATGGTTTCTCTATGTGAAGCACTGTCATGTGAGGACATGAGTGACGGACTCACAGTGTTTACTGGCAGACACACAGTCCGATATGAACTTAcctgttaatataaaaataaaaataattagtgtAATTAGAGTCGTTATCAGAGCCTACGTCATTGtccttcctgtttgtttttccgACAGTGAAATGACACAACTCGTGATCAGGAACAGGAACCGCAGcgtctgagctgctgcagccacgTTGATGCTTTCATGTCGGCTGTCTTGACAACTACTGACGAGTGACAGCTGAAGGGACGAATCAGGAGCCAACGTTTAGTCAGTCGGCGCACGTATCGACCAATAACATTGCTGTCCACCTTAACTGGCATTCCTATTGGACGAACGGCTGCAAATCCCGCCAATCACACACCCGCCGCAGGAATAGCCATCAGGGACGTTTTTGCGTCACCTTCTGCGCTCGTTGTGTGGCAGCCGCCAGTGCGCCTGCGTCGTTTTGACAGACAGCGGATTAACGAATGAACTGCACTGTTTGGGGGGCTGGAGCGTTCTGCGCCCGCCTCTTCGAGTGACAGCTAGTTAATGCAATCGTATTCTGCTTAGTATGCGAGGATGCGTGATTGACATCGAACGGCCCAATCAGGAACGGCTGCATTAATTTTTAACGAACACAGGGATTTTACTGTCCAATCCTAGTGTAGAAACAAGGCGGGGCTTGTCGTTACTAAGGCAAGTCTTAATGAAGTATAAAGGGAATAACATGGTGTCCCAGTGGCTGTTTATGTTTACTTAAAGAACAGATTTCAAAGGGCGTTTTGCAGCACAACACGGACTTTTCTTTGTCGttaaacactttcttttttgcacttttaactttttatgtTAAGATTTACAAGGCCATAGTGGCATGTAAATCTCATATTTCACTAATGTGCCAGTCTTACAAATGGAAAGGGGGCTTCACTTTGGAAACGTGAGCATTTCCCTGGTGCTCCTGCTGTTGCTGAAAGCTCTCATCGGATTCGGGACCTCGCAAGCTCAGGGCTCCGCCATCGGGAGGGAGCCGCAGTCCGCCACCCGGGGAGCAGCTTCGACCTCGGAGGAAGATGGTTCAGGAGTCATGGAGCGGGGCTTGGAGAACGTAGGCGCCCCGGTCAGCGGAGCAGACGTTACCGTGGAGGACGACGATAACGTGTCGGCGGGGGATGCGGACGAGTCATATGGAGAAAGCAACGGCAACGTCCAAGCCTCAAGGTAAGATCGACACCCATTATCGGACAGTGTCTGTTTGACACAGGCGACACCAGAAAACGGTGGTTTCCATAAACGACACGTGAACAAATGAAAgaactgaatgtgtttttatgagcTAAACGCTAAGTTAGCTGACGCACGGTGGTGTCCGATAATGGGCGCAGGTTAAAGTTTGGGTGGAAATAGTCTGAAAAGTAGACGAAAAAGATAAACACACTATAAGCAGATATTGGTAACAAGAAAGAGCAAgttaacatttgttgttgtcatcGTTATTATGTTGATGAAAGTGGACAACGTGTCGCCCCATCGACGCTAACGTTAGTCTTCCTGCGCGGTGACAGCGGCGATGACGGCTGTTGTCAAAAGTTTCCGCTGCAAATCTGGAAAATGTCTCGAAGAGACGTGTCTTAGTTTTGCTTTAGGCTCGTTGGAAACCGTTTTGAAACCACATGTGCACTAAGTGACTGGAAATACAGGTACTGCTTTGTCTGTTAGAGTTAATGCGATGAATAAACAAGTGGTTTGTGTAAAAACAAGTGTCTCTGCTTTGTTTCCGGGAGTTCTGGTGATGTTCGTCTTCTCATTCAATCGTCACCTGGCTCTGTGGAGTCAAAATGCAAAAAACCAGAGAAATCCCAGAACATAGGTGGTGCAATGCTGATTATTTGACAGCAGAGATACCATCAGCCCATAGACTAATAATGAGCTGAGAAAAGTTGGAGTGTGTTTGCAGCTGGAGTGATAATAACTGTGATCCTTCAAAGTTGCTGCAAAGTGACTTTGCTGCACAAAGATTTAGAGTTCACACAAGAACTAGTGGTCGACTTCACATGCCTGAGTGCTGTTTAACAAAATGGAAGTTGATCATAGTGTACCAATGAGGGAGTGTGTAATTTATACAAGTAAAAAGCAAACAGCTAGTGGGGGATCCACTCACGCACCTAGAATACAAATCAAATATGACAATCATAGTGTACATACATGACATAGTATCATACAAAGACATGTCACTGCTGAGAAAATCCTCAGGATCCTGCCAGTCAAAAGTTTACTGCTTCACACAGGCAGTTTTACCGAACCCTGTTggactggctgctgctg
The Anabas testudineus chromosome 22, fAnaTes1.2, whole genome shotgun sequence DNA segment above includes these coding regions:
- the rpia gene encoding ribose-5-phosphate isomerase encodes the protein MRLQGWVCLTERAARFLSSASRRLTTASATSQRHVCPTSSMAEEAKKLAAYAAVDNHVQNNQVVGVGSGSTIVYAVDRLAERVRQEKLNIVCVPTSFQARQLILQHGLTLSDLDRHPELDVAIDGADEVDADLTLIKGGGGCLTQEKIVAGCAKHFIVIADYRKDSKALGQQWKKGVPIEVIPMAYIPVSRTIARRFGGEASLRMAVSKAGPVVTDNSNFILDWKFEQSQNWKEVNTAIKMIPGVVETGLFVSMAERAYFGMEDGSVQVRDPPVN